A single genomic interval of Sceloporus undulatus isolate JIND9_A2432 ecotype Alabama chromosome 2, SceUnd_v1.1, whole genome shotgun sequence harbors:
- the LOC121923527 gene encoding uncharacterized protein LOC121923527 — MAQSGCMNWDHGSRNTCKRNQELQNPNWVKKGLELGVNMADDDWETDPDYVNNGSGESGDREISTASIISDLSRSIRDCSLGQLNPRTKEYIDYQRHSCQVSGENPLKNRYPNEHPAPGFSIERSSLFTHNAAEKLETFLSEKLHSWGSHAPCQSKNMESRQRHHRKGHPEGMTERLTHVQLTDGIGNTKRIGDTCHLGAFQDPWHLQQNLGGKRWASEGLLWKREGSGPSTAVSSSARILPQCRISHIQRCHACQAFNQDQPPVPYENCWTPLREEDHGSMADCQEKEPAAPSSRQQVSDRLSKVQRWLEQTPVERPPGPDLLRHRNQRPDIPGWCHDYTSLNQKDGDLWAREIRNCRRPGAAAEMRPRWTRHQGENHNHHHHHQPSVQILPCDDGSISPPTCNCLFCEQQRPRAQLVSGKVQPDLSVEEVAQRLQAENRISRIVEAFERRTLREAKRMEKRGGRVTATVSEPKRVQRSSSAKAHKSHLSAKERHEEGRTMQPRKRHSFMDRLRGIH; from the exons ATGGCCCAGTCTGGCTGCATGAACTGGGACCATGGGTCCCGCAATACTTGCAAACGCAACCAGGAACTCCAGAATCCCAACTGGGTCAAGAAGGGTCTTGAACTTGGTGTCAACATGGCAGACGATGACTGGGAGACAGACCCAGATTATGTCAACAACGGCAGCGGAGAGTCCGGTGATCGGGAGATTTCGACAGCGTCCATCATTTCTG ATCTCTCCCGATCCATCCGAGATTGCAGCCTCGGACAATTGAACCCACGCACCAAGGAGTACATTGACTACCAAAGACATAGTTGCCAAGTTTCAGGAGAGAACCCTTTGAAGAACCGTTATCCGAATGAACACCCGGCTCCAGGATTCAGCATTGAACGGTCATCGTTGTTCACACACAATGCTGCCGAAAAGTTAGAGACATTTTTATCTGAGAAACTCCACTCTTGGGGGAGCCATGCACCATGTCAGTCCAAAAATATGGAAAGTCGCCAGAGACATCACAGAAAGGGCCATCCTGAAGGAATGACCGAGAGACTGACACATGTCCAGTTGACTGATGGAATAGGTAACACCAAGAGAATAGGGGACACATGCCACCTCGGAGCATTCCAAGACCCGTGGCACCTCCAGCAAAATCTTGGAGGTAAGAGATGGGCTTCAGAGGGCCTCCTTTGGAAGCGAGAAGGAAGCGGTCCTTCCACAGCGGTCAGCAGCTCAGCCAGGATTTTGCCCCAATGCCGGATCAGTCATATCCAGCGGTGCCATGCATGCCAAGCCTTTAATCAGGACCAGCCCCCTGTCCCGTATGAGAACTGCTGGACCCCACTACGGGAGGAGGACCATGGCAGCATGGCAGATTGCCAAGAGAAGGAACCAGCAGCCCCTTCCTCCAGGCAACAGGTCTCAGACCGGCTCTCCAAAGTCCAGCGGTGGCTGGAGCAGACTCCAGTGGAACGGCCACCAGGACCAGACCTCTTGAGGCACAGAAACCAACGCCCAGATATCCCAGGATGGTGCCATGATTATACTTCCCTAAACCAAAAGGATGGAGATCTCTGGGCTAGAGAAATCAGGAATTGTCGGAGGCCGGGTGCTGCTGCAGAAATGAGACCCAGATGGACAAGACACCAAGGAGAGAACCataatcaccaccatcatcatcag CCATCGGTGCAGATCCTGCCCTGTGACGATGGCAGCATCTCACCACCCACTTGCAACTGCCTCTTCTGCGAGCAACAGAGACCGCGTGCCCAGCTGGTGTCCGGCAAGGTCCAGCCTGACCTCTCAGTTGAAGAAGTGGCCCAACGGTTGCAGGCGGAGAACCGCATCTCCCGGATCGTGGAGGCCTTTGAGCGGCGGACTTTGCGGGAGGCCAAGAGGATGGAGAAGAGGGGAGGCCGAGTGACCGCAACAGTCAGCGAGCCCAAGCGGGTCCAACGGTCAAGCAGTGCCAAGGCCCACAAGTCTCACCTCTCAGCGAAAGAAAGGCACGAGGAGGGTAGGACTATGCAGCCAAGGAAACGCCACAGTTTCATGGACAGACTGCGGGGCATCCATTAG